The Calliphora vicina chromosome 3, idCalVici1.1, whole genome shotgun sequence genome contains a region encoding:
- the Tdh gene encoding L-threonine 3-dehydrogenase, mitochondrial, producing MFRKCLTSVVQSTVSTGRLTPKVREFLRRSAHNGTMGRPPKILITGGLGQLGIECAKLLRSQYGDTNVILSDIIKPSQEVMESGPYIFADILDFKGLQKIVVDHRIDWLIHFSALLSAVGEQNVPLAVRVNIEGVHNVIELAKQYNLRIFVPSTIGAFGPDSPRNPTPNVTIQRPRTIYGVSKVHAELIGEYYYHKFGLDFRCLRFPGVISSDPPGGGTTDYAVAIFHEALRTGKYQCYLKPDTRLPMMYIEDCLRALLEFMRAPSEQLQRRVYNVTAMSFTPEELVDKLSNYVPNLHVTYKPDSRQLIADSWPQVFDDSEARRDWNWHHKYDLDNLVDFMVKDVQENYINVENAADRASVKN from the exons ATGTTTCGGAAGTGTTTAACGTCTGTGGTGCAAAGCACCGTGAGTACAGGACGCCTGACTCCAAAAGTGAGAGAGTTTTTAAGGCGTTCTGCACATAATGGAACTATGGGTCGtccaccaaaaattttaattactg gtGGATTGGGTCAATTGGGTATTGAATGCGCCAAACTATTGCGTTCTCAGTACGGCGATACCAATGTCATTTTATCCGATATTATTAAGCCTAGTCAAGAGGTCATGGAAAGTGGACCATATATTTTTGCagatattttagattttaagggTTTACAAAAGATTGTAGTGGATCATCGTATCGATTGGTTGATACATTTCTCAGCTTTGTTGAGTGCAGTAGGTGAACAAAATGTGCCGCTGGCGGTAAG AGTCAACATTGAAGGCGTTCATAATGTCATCGAACTTgctaaacaatataatttacgTATATTTGTGCCTAGTACTATTGGTGCTTTTGGACCCGACAGTCCACGCAATCCTACACCAAATGTTACA atTCAACGTCCTCGTACCATTTATGGTGTTTCCAAAGTTCATGCTGAATTGATTGGAGAGTATTATTATCATAAGTTTGGTTTAGATTTTAGATGTCTACGTTTCCCCGGTGTTATTTCCAGTGATCCACCAGGTGGTGGCACTACTG attatgCCGTAGCTATTTTCCATGAGGCTTTGAGAACTGGTAAATATCAGTGTTACTTAAAGCCTGACACCCGTTTACCCATGATGTACATCGAGGATTGTTTAAg AGCCTTACTCGAGTTCATGCGTGCTCCCTCAGAACAACTTCAACGTCGTGTTTACAACGTCACTGCCATGTCGTTTACACCCGAAGAGCTGGTGGATAAACTCAGCAATTATGTACCCAATTTACATGTAACCTATAAGCCAGATAGTCGTCAATTGATTGCCGACTCTTGGCCCCAAGTGTTCGATGACTCTGAGGCCAGACGCGATTGGAATTggcatcataaatatgatttggataatttggtagatTTTATGGTCAAAGATGTCcaggaaaattatattaatgttGAAAATGCTGCTGACCGTGCCTCAGTTAAGAATTAA